In the Streptomyces sp. f51 genome, one interval contains:
- a CDS encoding FAD-linked oxidase C-terminal domain-containing protein, protein MIMSRIEAPRDEDTAAAGGLLDRLLSGLPAEAVLTDPDVTVSYANDMASFCEAGRPAVVVLPRTVEQVQHVMRVATELRVPVVPQGARTGLSGAANATDGCVVLSLVRMDRVLEINPVDRIAVVEPGVVNATLSRAVGEHGLYYPPDPSSWETCTIGGNIGTASGGLCCVKYGVTAEYVLGLDVVLADGRLMSTGRRTAKGVAGYDLTRLFVGSEGSLGIVVRAVLALKPQPPQQLVLAAEFGSARAACDAVCRIMEGGHVPSLLELMDRTTVKAVNDLAHMGLPETTEALLLAAFDTHDPAADLALVGALCEAAGATQVVPAEDAAESELLLQARRLSLTALEAVKGTTMIDDVCVPRSRLADMLDGIERVAEKYALTIGVCAHAGDGNTHPTVCFDASDPDESRRARESFDEIMALGLELGGTITGEHGVGVLKKEWLAREIGPVGVEMQRAIKAAFDPLGLLNPGKLF, encoded by the coding sequence GTGATCATGAGCCGTATCGAAGCCCCGCGCGATGAGGACACGGCAGCGGCCGGAGGCCTCCTCGACCGTCTGCTGAGCGGTCTGCCGGCCGAGGCCGTCCTGACCGACCCGGACGTCACGGTCTCCTACGCCAACGACATGGCGAGCTTCTGCGAGGCGGGACGTCCCGCCGTGGTCGTGCTGCCCCGCACGGTCGAGCAGGTCCAGCACGTCATGCGCGTCGCGACCGAACTGCGCGTCCCCGTCGTCCCGCAGGGCGCCCGCACCGGCCTGTCCGGAGCGGCCAACGCCACCGACGGCTGCGTGGTCCTGTCCCTGGTGCGGATGGACCGCGTCCTGGAGATCAACCCCGTCGACCGCATCGCCGTCGTCGAACCCGGGGTCGTCAACGCCACGCTCTCGCGCGCCGTCGGCGAACACGGCCTGTACTACCCGCCGGACCCCTCCAGCTGGGAGACGTGCACGATCGGCGGCAACATCGGCACGGCCTCCGGCGGCCTGTGCTGTGTGAAGTACGGGGTGACGGCCGAGTACGTCCTCGGCCTCGACGTCGTCCTCGCCGACGGGCGGCTGATGTCCACCGGGCGCAGGACCGCCAAGGGCGTCGCGGGATACGACCTCACGCGCCTCTTCGTGGGCTCCGAGGGCTCGCTCGGCATCGTCGTACGGGCCGTGCTCGCGCTGAAGCCGCAGCCGCCCCAACAGCTCGTCCTGGCCGCCGAGTTCGGCTCGGCGCGGGCCGCCTGCGACGCCGTCTGCCGGATCATGGAGGGCGGCCATGTCCCGTCCCTGCTCGAACTGATGGACCGTACGACCGTCAAGGCCGTCAACGACCTCGCGCACATGGGCCTCCCGGAGACCACCGAGGCGCTGCTGCTCGCCGCCTTCGACACCCACGACCCGGCGGCCGACCTCGCCCTCGTCGGCGCCCTCTGCGAGGCCGCCGGAGCGACCCAGGTCGTCCCCGCCGAGGACGCCGCGGAGTCCGAACTGCTGCTCCAGGCGCGGAGGTTGTCGCTCACCGCGCTGGAGGCGGTCAAGGGCACCACGATGATCGACGACGTGTGCGTGCCGCGCTCCCGGCTCGCCGACATGCTCGACGGCATCGAGCGCGTCGCCGAGAAGTACGCCCTGACCATCGGCGTCTGCGCCCACGCGGGCGACGGCAACACGCACCCCACCGTCTGCTTCGACGCGTCCGATCCCGACGAGTCCCGGCGCGCCCGCGAGTCCTTCGACGAGATCATGGCCCTCGGTCTGGAACTCGGCGGCACGATCACCGGTGAGCACGGCGTGGGCGTGCTGAAGAAGGAGTGGCTGGCCCGCGAGATCGGCCCGGTGGGCGTGGAGATGCAGCGGGCCATCAAGGCGGCCTTCGACCCCCTGGGCCTGCTGAACCCCGGCAAGCTGTTCTGA
- a CDS encoding tetratricopeptide repeat protein — MEIEERQPVSAGAGRAAAPGARSGEPAGGQSPESAGPRRSPLARRPLIAAVAGCAVLGGVLVLLPSADRDGAPRPAPGPAARAVSAVEAGVPAALPDLAALVRDREARVRARPRDDVSWAVLGAAYTERARRTASVASYPKAENALRTSLRLRPKDNAAALEGLASLAGARGDFRAARQWGEAAAKQAPKRWTAYQVLVDAYSGLGDYKAVGRALDTLLALRKGPAAQAVAARVYRDRGRREDAAAAISDAAAGAAGPAEQAAFLTQAGDLAWERGDRREALDHYRAAVRTDAGAYDALAGQGRALAALGRTAEALRAYRTALAERPVPRYALELGELYDQLGRGADARARYDLVRELVRRDGAAGVDDEPVLGLFEADHGDPGEAVRALRAEWRRQPGIAVADALGWALHRAGDDKEALDFAVRATDAEHGGGVRSALYAYHRGRIESDLGLSGPARRHLAEALRINPYFSPLLAPQAREALAALGDPPAGGPPDESEDAEGAGDPEGSGRSGDPAGTTGAAGPSGTARAGAAAPAPSPGSSGPAAPAVPPNAPGGPASR; from the coding sequence ATGGAGATCGAAGAGCGACAGCCGGTGTCCGCCGGGGCAGGACGCGCGGCGGCCCCCGGCGCGCGGTCGGGGGAACCCGCCGGCGGGCAGTCCCCGGAGTCCGCGGGCCCGCGCCGCTCCCCGCTCGCCCGGCGCCCGCTGATCGCGGCGGTGGCCGGCTGTGCCGTGCTCGGCGGTGTGCTGGTGCTGCTGCCCTCAGCGGACCGGGACGGGGCGCCCCGGCCCGCCCCGGGTCCGGCGGCGCGGGCGGTGAGCGCGGTGGAGGCCGGGGTGCCGGCGGCGCTGCCCGATCTCGCCGCGCTCGTCCGCGACCGCGAGGCCCGGGTGCGGGCCCGTCCGCGGGACGACGTGTCGTGGGCGGTGCTCGGGGCCGCCTACACCGAGCGGGCGCGGCGGACGGCGTCGGTCGCGTCCTACCCGAAGGCCGAGAACGCCCTGCGCACCTCGCTGAGGCTGCGGCCCAAGGACAACGCGGCGGCGCTGGAGGGACTGGCCTCCCTCGCGGGCGCGCGGGGCGACTTCCGGGCCGCGAGGCAGTGGGGCGAGGCCGCGGCGAAGCAGGCGCCGAAGCGGTGGACGGCGTATCAGGTGCTCGTCGACGCGTACAGCGGGCTCGGTGACTACAAGGCCGTGGGCCGGGCGCTCGACACGCTGCTGGCCCTGCGCAAGGGGCCGGCGGCGCAGGCCGTCGCTGCGCGCGTGTACCGGGACCGGGGCCGGCGCGAGGACGCGGCGGCGGCGATCTCGGACGCCGCGGCGGGCGCGGCGGGCCCGGCCGAACAGGCGGCCTTCCTCACGCAGGCGGGGGATCTCGCGTGGGAGCGCGGCGACCGCCGGGAGGCCCTTGACCACTACCGGGCCGCGGTGCGGACGGACGCAGGCGCCTACGACGCGCTGGCCGGGCAGGGGCGTGCGCTGGCGGCGCTGGGGCGCACCGCGGAGGCGCTGCGCGCGTACCGGACGGCGCTCGCCGAGCGGCCCGTGCCGCGGTACGCGCTGGAGCTCGGCGAGCTGTACGACCAGCTCGGACGCGGCGCGGACGCGCGGGCGCGGTACGACCTGGTGCGGGAGCTGGTGCGGCGGGACGGCGCCGCGGGCGTGGACGACGAGCCGGTCCTCGGGCTCTTCGAGGCGGACCACGGCGACCCGGGGGAGGCGGTACGGGCGCTGCGGGCCGAGTGGCGGCGGCAGCCCGGCATCGCGGTGGCGGACGCGCTGGGCTGGGCGCTGCACCGGGCCGGGGACGACAAGGAGGCACTGGACTTCGCCGTACGGGCCACGGACGCGGAGCACGGGGGCGGTGTGCGCAGCGCGCTGTACGCGTACCACCGGGGGCGGATCGAGAGTGATCTGGGGCTGTCGGGTCCGGCCCGCCGGCATCTCGCCGAGGCGCTGCGGATCAACCCGTACTTCTCGCCGCTGCTGGCGCCCCAGGCCCGGGAAGCCCTGGCGGCGCTCGGCGATCCGCCGGCGGGCGGGCCGCCTGACGAGTCGGAGGACGCGGAGGGGGCGGGGGATCCGGAGGGGTCCGGCCGCTCCGGTGATCCCGCGGGGACGACGGGCGCGGCGGGCCCTTCGGGGACCGCACGGGCGGGGGCGGCCGCTCCGGCGCCGTCACCCGGCTCCTCGGGCCCGGCGGCCCCGGCTGTCCCGCCGAACGCGCCGGGAGGGCCCGCGTCCCGCTGA